The Chlamydiota bacterium genomic sequence ATCCCCCTTCTTCGTGCCCGTGGCGCCCGACTCCTTCTCCTCTGCGCCCGCCGTCTCCTTCCCCTTCCCGCCGGGCCCTTCACCTTTCGCGGCGCCCTTCTCCACGCCTTTCCCGCCCGCCGTCTCCTCTCCCGCCTGACCCGAGCCGGCATCTCCCTTCTTCGTGCCCGCGGCGCCCGACTCCTTCTCCTCCGCTCCCGCCGAACCGGAGGCGCCGCTTTTAGCCCCCTTCGAACCGGCGCCGCCGCCTTTGGCGTCCCCCCCCTCTTTCATCTCCCCGCCGCCGGATGCCGGAAGACCTTCCGCCGCGCCTCCGCCCGGCGAACGATCACCGGCCTGAAGTCCGAGATCCTGAAGCGGGTTCTTCGTGCCGCCCGCCTCGTCTCCCTCGTGGCCGGCACCGTCGTCCTTCTTCCCCGCGCCGGCGCCTTTGGAACTGTCCGTCGACGCCGGCTCCTTCCCTTCGGCCGCGTCCCTGCCGCCGCCCGCGGCGCCCCCCTCACCCTTCTTCCCCTCCCCGCTTGCATCCCCGGAGGCATCGTTCTGCGCCGCCCCGCCGGTGCCGTCGCCGGACGCCTTCTCCCCGCCCTCCGCCCCCTGGCGCCGCCCCCGCTCCATCTGTTCGATCTGTCTCGAGATCCCCTGCATCATCTGGCGGAGTTCCTGCCGCATCCGGGCCATCTCCTGCTGCTCGGCGTAGGCGGGGGCCTCCGGCTTTTGGGCTTCCGCAGCGGCGGCTTCCGGGGTCGGGGTCGGGGTGGGAACGGACTCCTCGTCCTCCTCGATCTCTCCGCCGGCGGGGCGCTCCCGCTCCTCCGTTTCATCCCTCGGGGCGGGCGCGATGACGCCTGTCAGCGTCAGGGAGGCGTGGAGCAGAAACGCCATGGCGATGGCGAGGGCGATGTAGGCGGACGGGGGCGTGCGGTGCGGCAGGATCGAGCGTATCCTCTCGGGTCCGAGCTCTTGGGCGATATCCTCGGCCAGACGGTCGAAAAGGCGGGGCCTGTCCCGCAACGCCGCGTATTCCCTGAAGGTGACGAGGCGCTGCTTCAGGTTCATCTCGCCGTCGATCAGGGCCGCGGCCGCGTCCCTGCCGGTCCAGCGCCGCGCCGCCGCGGCGATCCTCATCGCCGCGAATGCGACGGTCAGCAGGGCAAGGACAGCGGGGACGAAACGAGCACCGGGGAAGAGGCGCCCGAGGATGAACCCGGCGAAGAACGCGGCGAGGAGGGCGGCGAGGCAGTCGAACAAGGCGCGCTCCGCCCGCAGGAGGTTTGCGCGCGCGCGGACGCGCTCGAGGCGCTCCTCGATCATCGCCTCGGGCGAGGCGTTCGGCGCCGGATGCTTCGGGGTTGCGGGGCGCACCATCTTCATCGGATCGCACGAGGAAAGGTCGGAACTTCGTCGCGCGGGTTCAAGGGTTCAGGGCGGCTTGGGGCGGCGCTTCCTCCACCCAGACCTTCTCCTCCTCCTCCATCCAGTGCCCGGAGGGGATGAGCCGCTCCTCGAAGTGCGCCTCGACGATCGTGCCGTCGACGACCTTCTCCTCGACCCAGACGCGCTTCTTCCGCGAGGTGTCGACCCACCGGCTCTTCTTCGCGACCTCCCAGCGGCCCGGACCCGCCGCGGCCGGCTTGGTCCTGCCGGTCAGCATATCCTGCTCGACCCCCTGGAGGAGGGCCTTCTCCGCCTTCTTCCTGCCGACGTTCTCGAAATGGCTCCCGGCCATCCCGCCCACCAGCGTCCCGGCGCCGGCCCCGAGCATCACCCCCTCGGCGACGTGCCCGGTCGCGGCGCCGAGAGCCACCCCCGCCCCCGCGCCCACCAGCGTTCCCACGGCCGCGAAGTTGCGCGTGTTCGCGAAATCGGCGCAGCCCGCCATCCCGGCGACGGCGAGCGCCGCCAGCGGCGGGAAGAGGAACCTGAACGGCATCGTCATGGCACCACCCCGGGAGGCGCGGCCCCGGCCCGGCGCCGAAGCGGCGGGTTCAGTAACGCCGCCCCCGGTAGTCGTAGTTCGGGGCGGGCATGTTCCGGTACCAATCGGCGCCTATCTGATCCCCGCGCCGGTCGATGTCGAGCCCGCCGCTGCGCATCCTTCCGTACGAGTCGGGGCGCGGGGCGGTCGGCGAGTAGTCGTAGTAGGTGCGGCTCGTCGGGTACCCGCCGTCCGGCTGCTGCGGATAGGTCCCCGGGGCGCCGCTGTACGTCCCGCCGAACGGCAGGGCCCCGCCCTGCGGATAGCCGGGGATCGGCCGGAGCGGCCGCCTCGTCGGCGGCGCCGGGCTCTCCTGGTCGATGGACTGGTCCGGGTACCAGCCGCCGGACGCCTGATCGAGCCCCTGTCCCCGGGAGATCCCGCGGGCCATGCAGACGGATACGATCGCGGCCGCGACACACCATGCCGCCCGCATCTTCACCTCCGCCCATATTCTACACCCCGCGCGGCGCCCCGTCAACGAGGCGGGGGCCCCTGCCCGCGCCCCTCTTCAGCGGGGCCGAGATCCTTCGTCATCGTCAGCAGGTTGGTCTCCCCGTCGCGCCGGTACTCGATCGAGTCCATCGAGTGCCGGACGAGGTAGATCCCCATCCCGCCCGGCTCCCGCTCGCCGAGGGGGCGGGAGATGTCGGGGGGCGGCACGCAGAGGGGGTTGAAGGGGACGCCGTCGTCCGCCACCTCGACGGAAAGGCCGCGGCCTTCCCGCGCGAGTCGGACGCGGACCAGATGCTCGTCCCGGTCGCGATAGGCGTAGCGGACGATGTTGGAGACCGCCTCCTCGAGCGCGAGACGCAGGTCGTGAACCGCCTCCTCCCCCAGTCCCGCCTCCTCGCCGAACAGCGTGACCTCCGCGGCGAGGCGGACCAGCTCGGCGGCGTCGTTTTTGAGCACAAGCTCGCGTTTCACCCCCGCCCCTCCCCGACGCGTCCGCCCGGCGCCGCCCGCCGCGGCGTTCTACGGCTCCCGCTGAATCGCGGCGAGATACCGGTCCATCTCCTCCGTGCTCTCGAAGATCTGCTCCCGCGGGAGGGCGTTGACGATCTCGAAGACCCTCCGCACCCTCGGCCTGAGGTTCACGATCAGCAGTTCCGCCTTCCCCCCCTTCATGACCTTCCGCGCCCGTATCAGCACGCTCAGCCCCGCGCTGCTGATATAGTCCACGCCGCTCATGTCGAGGATGAGGATCCGAGGGGACCCCGCGATGACGGTCTCCATCTCCTTCTCCAAGACGGGCGCGGTGACCGTGTCGATCTCCCCGCACGGCGACACGATCGACACACCGTACTCCCTCCTGACCACGTTCACCGTCAGCGGCATACGCACCCCCCGTGCCATTCGCCGGTTGCGCCGCGCCCCGTCGTCAGAGCGCCGGCAACTCCTGGCTGCGGAGGCGGTCGTCGTCGATCCGCCTCCGCAGCCACTCCATCGTCTGCTCCAGGCGCTGCGGCAGATTCCCCCCCACCTCGATCTTGTCTCCGCGGAAATCGGCCCACGCGGCCCTGATGCGGCGCTCGATATCGAGCTGGAACTCCTCGTTGGTCGAGCGCACCCCGTCCTCCATCCCGCGGTTCCTGCTCAGCCGGAGGCAATCGTCCAGCCGGATGCGGACGAGCAGGGAGTAGGTCCTCTGCCAGTTCGCGGCGACGTCGCGGATCAGGGCGGCGACGCCGGCGTCCACGTACCCGCGCTCGGCGCCGCGCAGGGCGAAGATGGTGTTGTCGAAGACGCAGCGGTCGCAGAGGAGGAAATCGGGCATCCGCTCCGCGTGCTCGAGCTCGAGCTGGATCTGTTCCTTCAGGATCCAGTACTGCCCGCGCGTCACGGCGCCGCTCTCGTTGATGTCGTACGGACACAGGCGCGAGAGCTCGGGCACCATCTCCACCTGGAACGCCCGGTACTTGAGCTCGCTGAACAGCCGGTGTATGAAGGTGGTCTTCCCCACGCCGAACGTGCCGATGACGCCGATCTTGTGCATCAGATCCCCCTTTGTAACTGATTATAGCACGCGGCGCGGGCGGCGAGGGCGGGTTGTCAGGCGCTTTTCCGGCAGGGCCGGATTTCGGACAGGGTACGCCCCGCCGGATGGACTGGAAGGCCGGCGGCATGGGCGGTTCCGAGTTGCCGGGGGGGGCCGATCCATATTCCCATCTAGGAATTATTCTCTTGCTTTCTCCCGATCGTTATGGTAGCTTTTTGAAACTGGACATCTCCACCGCGTAGTGCGGGAAGGAGCGACGTCCTGAATGGCTGTACGGCGGGAGGTTGATGTTATGCGCGTCATGGTTGCGGTTGTGGCCCTCGCGGCCCTCGTGATTTCGATGGGGCTGGCGGGCGCTCAGGAGCAGAAGACGGAAGGCGTCATGGGAGCGATCAAGAATATCGTCCCCGGCGGCTCCGACGAGGCGGCGGCCAAGAAAGAGGGAGAGGGGATGCTCGATAAGATGAAGGGCATGCTCTCCGGCAGCGAGAAGAAGGAAGGCGAGGGGCTCCTGGACAAGGCCAAGAGCGCCGTCTCCGGCGAGAAGAAGGAAGGCGAGGGGCTGCTGGACAAGGCCAAGAGCGCCGTCTCCGGCGAGAAGAAGGAAGGCGAGGGGCTGTTGGACAAGGCCAAGAGCGCCATCTCCTGTTCCGACAAGCCCGCCACCGAGGCCGAGGGCAAGGGGATGCTCGACAAGATGAAGGGCATGCTCCCCGGCGGCGAGAACAAGTAACCGGCGTAGGGAAGGAGTTCGCGGGGGAGGGCGCTTAGCAGGCGTCCTCCCCCGTTTCGTTGGCAGCCGCCCGCATACGGCGAACGAAAGGAGGCGATAATGGCGGTCAAGGTGAAGGTCTTCGAAGAGTTCAAGGCGTTCCTGGTCAAGAGCAACGCCCTCGCGCTCGCCATCGGCGTCATCATCGGTGCCGCGATCGGGAAACTCGTGGGCTCCCTGGTCAACGACGTCCTGATGCCGGTCATCGGCCGGGTCACCGGCGGCATCGACTTCTCGAACCTCTACATCAACCTCACCCCGAGCGTCGCGTTCGAGAACTACGCCAAGGCGAAGGAGGCGGGGGCCGCGCTGGGGTACGGCGTCTTCATCAACAACATCATCGATTTCGTCATCATCTCGTTCGTCGTCTTCATGATCACGAAGGCGCTCCTGAAGGAGAAGCCCGCGCCTGCCGGCCCCGCCACCAAGACGTGCCGGGAATGCGGGGAGACGGTTCTCGCGTCCGCGAGAAAATGCAAATGGTGCGGAAGCGCTCTTTCCTGACCTCCGCGATGGCGCGCGCCTGCCCACGGCAGTGAACGCGCGGTAACCGCGTAGTGAGCAACACACAAGCGCCCGGCGGGATTTCCCGCCGGGCGCTTCGTTTCATTCAGATTTCACGATGGAATGCCGATAGCGTCTATACGTTCGAGTTGAATTGATATATACAATATAATATATTTTAATACTTTGGATTAACACATGCAAAACAAATATATGCTCATAAGCATAATGTTATACATATTATGGTATGTTTTGCAAAGATTTCGGATTTTGCACTGGACTCTTCCATCGGATATGCTACTCTTTACTGACGATCCTTGAAGCGCTGGATCGTGGCATCACAACACCGGGTAGAAGGAAGCACCTTCCAGGCCACCGGTTCCGGGGGCCCTGCGGTTTCGCCTTATTGAGCTTTTACCTTCGGTTTGCCGGGCACACGTATTCGTTCGAGGAGATACAACGCGATGAGATACCTTGCGGCCGCCATCATCCTTTTCGCGGCGCTTCACCATACCGCCGCGGACGCCACGCAGACCCTCGCGAACGGGGGGCACTCCTCCGTGGGGATAGCTTCGTGGTATTCGCGTTCGGATCGCGGCATCCGAAAGACCACCGCCAACATGGAGAGATTCTCCGACAAGAAGCACACCTGCGCGGCATGGCATCTGCCGTTCAACACGATGCTCCGGGTGACCAACCTCCAGAACGGCAAGTCGGTGATCGTGCGCGTCAACGACCGGGGTCCCGCCAAGCGGCTGGTCCGGAAGGGGCGCATCATCGACCTGACGAAGGCCGCCTTTCTCCAGATCGCCGATCCCGGCGACGGCCTCATCCCGATCCAAATCTGCCGGCTCTAGACGCCTCCCCTGCCGGCGCGCCCGCCCCGCCAAGGGCCTCCCCATCCCCTCCGAGACGCATGCCGCGGCGCCACGCCGCACGGGGGCCGCTGCCTGCGGCGATCGGTCCCGAGGGATGGCCACGGCGCGCATACCGCCCGGGAACCCAGAATCCCCCCTTCCCCTGGAAGATACCGAATGCGCCGTTCTACTTCGACAATACCGGCGACACGGTCGTATCCTTTGCGAGGGGGTCCCGATGGTTGTACCAGCCGGGTGTCCATGGCAATCTATACCAGGTGCCGACAAACTGCCATGATTGATAGTCCGGCATGGACGTTCCCAGATTCCACGCCACCTTCGACGCCACCGCAACGCGCACATCGCCGTCCGGCCGAATCACGTAGGCATCCCCCACGACGCCGAGCTGGTCCTCGCGGTTGTGCAACCCGTCGCCGATCGCATCGTCCGCCGGGCACAGGAATATCACCTTGTTCTGCATCGAGTGGGCATATATATAGTCACACACCGCGTCGTACGTCTTCCCCTCGATGTACTCTCCCTCTTCCTTCATATCCATCACGATGGCAAAACCATGTGGCGGAATGATCATCCCGGGGACAAACGGATCGTACGGGTAATCCTCCAGCGCCTGATCGAATGTGTTGTTGTCGTAGATCCCGAGCTCCGAGATATCAAACGGATACCCGTGTGGATTAAAGATCTCGATCCACTCCCCGGTCTCCTCGTAGGCCTCAAGGGCACGAGGAGCTACCTCGTTCAGATACCTGAAATTCGGAATGACGTAGGGCCCGCTCCCGGGATCCGCCTCCACCCCGCCCGCCGCCAACGCCAGCACCGCAATCGCCGCAATCATGCATCCGTATTTCATCTCAACCTCCCGGACCTTGTTGTTTCTCCGTTCCGCACGGTTTCACGAGTAACGCTTGACTGTTCTGCCGGCTGCCTCCTTTCTTGTGCGTTCCGCCGCACGCCGCCGCACGCACGGGCGCTACCGTTTTCCCCGCAACGTGAGAATCCCCCCCCAGGGCCATGCGCCGCCGAACGTGTCGCCGATGTCGATCACCCACGGGCGGGCAGCGGAGGGTACTCGGCCGGCTGAAAATCGATTCGCACCGGCGTGGGCGTGGGTTCCGGAGCACGACTGAATGAGTATACCGTCCCCTTGTCGCTCGCTCCGCCCAGCCCCGTCACCCCGTGGAGCGCATCGCCGTTCAGTATCAGGGGTCCCCAGGGATACTCCCCATCCGCGCCCGCGGACTCGTGCAGAAGCGTGAAATCCCCGCCGTCTGTTCGGATGGAAAAGATCGTCCCCTTCCCCTGCGCGCCGCCTTCGGCCGTCGTCCCGTAGAGCGTACTCCCGTCGGATACCAGGCCGTGCCCGGGCCCCTCCCCGTCGCCTGTCGCGCCCGCGAAGCTGCGCAGAATCGTGTGCGACGCGCCGGCGGCCCCCCCCCGCCGTCACGGCGGCCACGCTCAGTATCAACGCGATCCCCCTCGCCCATTCAGTCATGACGCCCCTCTCTCCTCCAGCTATCCGGCTGTGCGTTCGCGCACGGCACACAGCCGGGACCGTTCCCGGCATTCCGTGCTCAACCGTCAACCGCGCATCATTCAGGCATACCGACACTGCCCCCCCCCTCGATCGCCCCCCCTACACCGCGACGCACCTCGCGCTCCCCGCCCTTGCTCGGCCCGATGAAATCGCTCCTGTGCACGACCTTCACACGGTAACGACACCCCGGCCCGGGACCGAATCCCCCGCCCGATCTCGATCCGTCAAACTCGACATGCAGCAGGGAGCCCACGGGGTACTCCCGGCAGGCGAGGAAATAGAGCCCCCCCGCGCTCACGTTCACCGTGCAGGTCGACTCGCCGTGCGACGCCGAAACGGCATCCTCTCTCCATACCCTGATCGGGAGATAGAGATTGCACCGAATATGTCTGCGCCTCTCTCCGACGACCGCGGCTGTGTCCGCCGCCTCCGCCCCGGCGACGCACATCGCCTTCTCCTGTCTCATCTCCCCGCCCTCCGCCCCGCCGCCGTCTCCCGCTTTTTCGCGCCTGGCGTTTTCCGTGCAGCCGCGAAGAGGGACGAAATGAACGCATCCTGCGTCGATTCAACGCGCGACTCCGTCACGCGTCTCATGAGCTCGTCGGCGTTCCTGAAGTCGTTCCTTTCACGCGCTCCTTTTCGAATCTGCGCGTCGTATCCCGAAACGGAGGAATACACACAATACCCTCCTCCCAATTTAGTACCGTCGCCGGAATGCACAGTACTTCACCCATTTGGAGTATTAGCACCTTCCATGCCAAGGCGTCGACATAGAATCGGCAGGCCAATATGCCCTTAACATCCTCTCCCGCTATAGATTGCGAATAGATGCCGGCCGCGCATCGCCGTTCGGATTTGGAAGGTGGCTCCTGATGGGAACTTAGTTACCGCCGATGATGCGCAATCGCTTCAAACGATAAGCTCCATATCGCGAATACACGCCATGCCGTTACCGGAAGGCGGCAACCGGTCATTCGGCATGACTTCCTTATTGCCTTTCCCCTGAGAAGACCGATTCCCGCCGCGCATAATTGGCCGGGCGCGAAAAGCCGGCGTCGACAGCGTCGTCCGTACGACTGTTTCAGATACCCGCGTGCCACCGCCGGCCATGCGCGGTTACGCCCGTGCCCGTCGTCCACCTGCGCCGATTTCCGAAGCCGCACCTCTCACGAAAGCACCCCGCTCCTCCTTCTTCAGGGTGTGGTATACTGATTTCGGACAACCAGGAGGCCCTCTCCATGCACGGCATCGGTGTCCTCTCCATCCATGCGTTATGCCTCTCGGTGGCCTTCCTTTCCCCGGATGATCGAGCGCTCGCTGCATCCGCGTCCTGGCCGATGTTCAGACGGAACCCGTCACGCACGGGCCACACCATGGTCAACGGGCCGTCCCAGGGTTTTCTCGTCTGGAGCTACCGGACCGGGGATCTGATCATCTCGTCCCCGGCGGTCGACGACGCGGGGCGTATCTGCATCGGTTCCTCCGACCACAGGATCTACAACCTTTCCGCATCCGGCACGCTCGCGTGGAGCTACCGAACCGGCGACAGCATATCCTCCTCCCCCGCGCTCGACGCCGACGGGAGGGCGCTAATCGCGTCGCGCGACGGAACCCTCTACGCGGTATCCTCTTCCGGCGATCTGGTGTGGAGCTATGCGCTTTGGCAACCCGGAGCGGATGAAAAACTCTTCCTCTCCTCCCCCCTCCTCACGCCGGCGGGGGGGATCCGCATCGGGAGCGCAACAGGCATCTTCGCCCTGAACGCCGCGGGTTCACTGGAGTGGAGCTACGCAACGGGGGACTACACGGTGAGTTCTCCGTCGTGCGGCGCCGATGGAACGGTCTACGCGGGAGGCACAGACAAGATCCTGTACGCGATCGGCCCGCGGGGCGCACTGGCGTGGAGTTACTCCGGGAGCGGCAAGATCGTCTCTTCCGCGGCGGTCGACCTGAACGGACGTGTGATTCTGGGGGAACACGGCGGACCGATATTCGATGGGGGGGCGCTTTTCTGTTTTGAGGCCTCCGGTACGTTTGCCTGGTCCTACGCGCACACATACGGCATCGATTCCTCCCCGGCGCTTGGAACGGACGGGGGCCTGTACTACGGCGGCTCCCTGGACAACACGATCTACCGCCTCGAATCCGACGGCGCGCTGCGGTGGAGCTACATCACCGGAGAGATGCTCTTCTCATCCCCTGCGCTGGACCTGTGCGGGTCGGTCTACATCGGTTCTTCGTATTCGTATGTCGAAAACGGTTCTTCGTATGTCGAAATCGGGCAACCACCAGGCGCCGTCTACGCCATCGCTCCGGACGGCTCCCTTACCTGGAGCTACCGGACGGCGGGTGCGGTGATGTCGTCCCCGGCGATAGGCTCGGACGGCAGGGTGCACGCGGGGTCGTCTGATAACACCCTCTACGTCTTCGCGGGGCCCCCGGAGTACGCCTTCGCCGTCGTGAGCAACGCCGGCCTCCCGGCGCCCGCCGAGCCGGGCGACACGATCTCCTTCATCCGCTGCGACACGCACGGCGTCATCGATACGATCCCGGTGGGACGCCGTCCCCAGGGGGTCGAGATCACGGCTGACCGGCAGCGGATCTACGTCGCCAACGAGGACGATCGCACGGTCTCCATCGTGCACACCGGAGCCCGCGCGCCCATCGCGACCGTTCCGGTCCCGCTCGATCCTCGCGGCGTCAAGGAGAGCGCGGACGGCCGGCACGTCTACGTCACCTGCGGGGCGGAGGGGGAAACGGGTCTCCTTGCGGTCATCGGCAGGGAGTCCGACTCCGTCGAGCGCGAGATCCCCGTGGGCGAGCGCCCCAGTTACGGGATCGTGGAGCTTCCGGAGGAGCGGGTGCTTTTCGTGAGCAACAGGAACTCCAACGATATCTCCGTGATCGACACGGACGAGTGGACCGAACTCGGGCGGATCCGCGGCCTGGACTGGCCGGTGGGGATGGCGCGCATCGGCGACGAACTGTACATCGCGAACTACGGCGAGGACGCAACGCGGCGCACGCCCCTCTCCGTCCTTTCCTGGGATTCCCCCCCGCGTTCCGTCGCCTCGGATAACGCATGGCAGATCCTCTCCTGTGGGGGGCTTGGGTACGCCACGAAC encodes the following:
- a CDS encoding ATP-binding protein, with translation MKRELVLKNDAAELVRLAAEVTLFGEEAGLGEEAVHDLRLALEEAVSNIVRYAYRDRDEHLVRVRLAREGRGLSVEVADDGVPFNPLCVPPPDISRPLGEREPGGMGIYLVRHSMDSIEYRRDGETNLLTMTKDLGPAEEGRGQGPPPR
- a CDS encoding STAS domain-containing protein, with the protein product MPLTVNVVRREYGVSIVSPCGEIDTVTAPVLEKEMETVIAGSPRILILDMSGVDYISSAGLSVLIRARKVMKGGKAELLIVNLRPRVRRVFEIVNALPREQIFESTEEMDRYLAAIQREP
- a CDS encoding AAA family ATPase, giving the protein MHKIGVIGTFGVGKTTFIHRLFSELKYRAFQVEMVPELSRLCPYDINESGAVTRGQYWILKEQIQLELEHAERMPDFLLCDRCVFDNTIFALRGAERGYVDAGVAALIRDVAANWQRTYSLLVRIRLDDCLRLSRNRGMEDGVRSTNEEFQLDIERRIRAAWADFRGDKIEVGGNLPQRLEQTMEWLRRRIDDDRLRSQELPAL
- the mscL gene encoding large conductance mechanosensitive channel protein MscL; the protein is MAVKVKVFEEFKAFLVKSNALALAIGVIIGAAIGKLVGSLVNDVLMPVIGRVTGGIDFSNLYINLTPSVAFENYAKAKEAGAALGYGVFINNIIDFVIISFVVFMITKALLKEKPAPAGPATKTCRECGETVLASARKCKWCGSALS
- a CDS encoding septal ring lytic transglycosylase RlpA family protein, with the translated sequence MRYLAAAIILFAALHHTAADATQTLANGGHSSVGIASWYSRSDRGIRKTTANMERFSDKKHTCAAWHLPFNTMLRVTNLQNGKSVIVRVNDRGPAKRLVRKGRIIDLTKAAFLQIADPGDGLIPIQICRL
- a CDS encoding PQQ-binding-like beta-propeller repeat protein; translated protein: MHGIGVLSIHALCLSVAFLSPDDRALAASASWPMFRRNPSRTGHTMVNGPSQGFLVWSYRTGDLIISSPAVDDAGRICIGSSDHRIYNLSASGTLAWSYRTGDSISSSPALDADGRALIASRDGTLYAVSSSGDLVWSYALWQPGADEKLFLSSPLLTPAGGIRIGSATGIFALNAAGSLEWSYATGDYTVSSPSCGADGTVYAGGTDKILYAIGPRGALAWSYSGSGKIVSSAAVDLNGRVILGEHGGPIFDGGALFCFEASGTFAWSYAHTYGIDSSPALGTDGGLYYGGSLDNTIYRLESDGALRWSYITGEMLFSSPALDLCGSVYIGSSYSYVENGSSYVEIGQPPGAVYAIAPDGSLTWSYRTAGAVMSSPAIGSDGRVHAGSSDNTLYVFAGPPEYAFAVVSNAGLPAPAEPGDTISFIRCDTHGVIDTIPVGRRPQGVEITADRQRIYVANEDDRTVSIVHTGARAPIATVPVPLDPRGVKESADGRHVYVTCGAEGETGLLAVIGRESDSVEREIPVGERPSYGIVELPEERVLFVSNRNSNDISVIDTDEWTELGRIRGLDWPVGMARIGDELYIANYGEDATRRTPLSVLSWDSPPRSVASDNAWQILSCGGLGYATNYNDDRVTVLNPSSRRVVAFAGGMCGPNGIAASRDGRLLYVVNSASSEPACGGQGIVAVLDRENLAVVRRIAVGAYPSQIDVAGPARADDWPCGCPPPGAGATLCVAEPTASRGGTVALSYRLEPGLSDAPADALLGVVLPDGSIHAFSWNLFRLEVVPMPVDIRPLERVGRWLDMSTGGGGTLSFPVPLDAPQGEYRFIGALVRAATDDAEQVVYSNRFRIR